A single genomic interval of Armigeres subalbatus isolate Guangzhou_Male chromosome 1, GZ_Asu_2, whole genome shotgun sequence harbors:
- the LOC134207100 gene encoding uncharacterized protein LOC134207100 produces MVSTKSSLRLLCPFLDDKGMIRVGGRLRLADAPYDVKHQLVLPGFHPFTKLLLAHVHLKLLHGGNAMTLSVVRDEFWPLNGRKAVRSAIRSCYQCCKANPRPIKQPIGQLPIPRVTANEAFVCTGVDYCGPVFLKPTHRKAAACKCYICVFVCLSTKAVHLELVSDLSTPAFLMALDRFVWRRNKPQHLYSDNGTNFIGAKNALHHLYQMLQPGPDNDKITKHLAENNIQWHLIPPRAPNFGGLWEAAVKVAKTHLVRQLGSSLLSFEEFVTVLTKIEGCMNSRPLLPLSSDPNDLGALTPSHFLVRNMIRPLPEADVRNVPLNRLSQYEKLQKYAQTFWYRWRNEYLKELNLQYNANPDRYPINVGDIVILKDESLPPARWPLARILETHPGPDGVTRVATLRTSSGVLKRAASKICPLECANEK; encoded by the coding sequence ATGGTATCGACCAAATCATCTCTCCGCCTGTTATGCCCGTTCCTGGACGACAAGGGCATGATTCGTGTTGGTGGCCGGTTACGGCTAGCTGACGCACCTTACGACGTGAAGCACCAGCTGGTTCTTCCTGGATTCCATCCGTTCACGAAACTTCTTCTGGCGCATGTTCACCTTAAGCTGCTACACGGTGGAAATGCGATGACTCTTTCGGTCGTTCGCGACGAATTTTGGCCATTAAATGGTCGAAAAGCTGTGCGCAGCGCCATTAGAAGTTGCTACCAATGCTGCAAAGCCAACCCCCGTCCCATCAAGCAGCCGATTGGCCAATTGCCGATTCCCCGAGTTACAGCAAATGAAGCCTTCGTTTGCACAGGAGTCGATTATTGCGGTCCTGTTTTCCTTAAACCTACCCACCGAAAAGCTGCAGCATGCAAATGCTACATTTGCGTATTTGTGTGCCTAAGCACTAAGGCAGTTCATCTTGAGCTCGTCAGTGATCTAAGCACGCCTGCTTTTCTGATGGCTCTCGATCGTTTCGTTTGGAGGAGGAATAAGCCGCAACACCTATATTCCGATAATGGAACGAATTTCATCGGTGCAAAAAACGCATTGCATCATTTGTACCAGATGCTTCAACCAGGACCCGACAATGATAAGATCACCAAACATCTCGCCGAAAACAACATCCAGTGGCACCTGATTCCCCCTCGAGCTCCCAACTTTGGTGGCCTTTGGGAGGCCGCGGTAAAAGTCGCCAAGACTCATCTGGTGCGCCAACTTGGCTCATCGCTCCTCTCGTTTGAGGAATTTGTGACCGTGTTGACTAAAATAGAAGGATGCATGAATTCACGACCGTTGTTGCCGCTTTCAAGTGACCCAAACGACCTTGGGGcgcttaccccatcccacttcCTCGTACGGAACATGATTCGTCCACTACCGGAAGCTGATGTTCGTAATGTACCGCTCAACCGCCTCAGTCAATATGAAAAGCTGCAGAAATACGCCCAAACCTTCTGGTACAGGTGGCGTAATGAGTACCTTAAGGAGCTGAATCTACAGTACAACGCTAATCCGGACCGCTACCCTATAAACGTTGGAGACATCGTCATCCTGAAGGATGAGTCCCTTCCACCTGCCCGCTGGCCTCTGGCCCGCATTCTGGAGACGCACCCTGGGCCCGATGGCGTGACTCGAGTGGCAACCCTTCGTACTTCATCCGGCGTGCTGAAGAGAGCTGCGTCCAAAATCTGCCCTTTGGAATGTGCCAACGAAAAATAA